In the Wyeomyia smithii strain HCP4-BCI-WySm-NY-G18 chromosome 2, ASM2978416v1, whole genome shotgun sequence genome, one interval contains:
- the LOC129720654 gene encoding esterase FE4-like isoform X3: protein MSAANRINVKVRQGVVSGIREQLPNGNDSFAFRGIPYAKPPVGELRHKAPQPLDKFQSPVLDCSVERDVCFSRNMFTQEIEGSENCLFLNVYTPLLKSEGKRLPVMVFIHGGAFMFGSGNSDCYSPEYLLQEGVVTVTCNYRLSTLGFSYLPSQGIEGNAGLKDQLMVLKWVNENISSFGGDPNNVTLFGESAGAASVHLHLLSPRSRQYFHKAICQSGCSIMEWVMQLNPEEKARTLAKLIGCKGENDADVYETLMTASTEDLVGRMLGVMTADEKVRGLPMPFKPVVESETATDAIVTKAPIDVMKTPNSISNIPLMLGVNNREGTIMLLDAVKKLGVYDKDLARLIPRTVNVNPYTLASKELGEEIKKFYFGGKSVCNETVPQLADLMSDYHFGILANTCAELHARYQHQSPLYYYNFSFDGMLNMYKRMLQLNVPGACHADELSYQFLFRIAPVEVAADSPEARVRYYMCRMWTNFAKHGNPTPTEDTSLPFCWNPVTNIDPNSKEEFQLNCLDIDANPKMIQNPDKGRIDFWRDVYRRYNEDILKVRL, encoded by the exons ATGAGTGCAGCTAATCGCATAAATGTTAAAGTTCGACAGGGAGTTGTGTCTGGTATTAGAGAACAGCTTCCTAATGGTAACGACTCGTTTGCATTCCGCGGGATTCCGTATGCAAAACCTCCGGTCGGGGAACTTCGGCACAAGGCGCCACAACCTTTGGACAAGTTCCAAAGTCCAGTGCTCGACTGTAGTGTCGAAAGAGACGTATGCTTCAGTAGGAATATGTTTACCCAGGAGATAGAGGGTTcagaaaattgtttgtttctgAACGTTTACACACCACTGTTGAAAAGCGAAGGCAAACGATTACCGGTGATGGTGTTCATTCATGGCGGGGCGTTCATGTTTGGCAGTGGCAATTCTGATTG TTACTCTCCGGAATATTTATTGCAGGAAGGCGTAGTGACGGTAACATGCAACTACCGTTTGAGTACGCTTGGATTCTCATATTTGCCGAGTCAGGGCATTGAAGGAAACGCTGGTTTGAAGGATCAACTGATGGTACTAAAATGGGTTAATGAAAATATTTCCAGTTTTGGCGGAGATCCCAACAACGTGACACTTTTTGGAGAAAGTGCTGGGGCTGCATCAGTACATCTGCACTTGTTATCACCCCGTTCACGTCAATATTTTCATAAAGCCATTTGCCAAAGTGGATGCAGTATAATGGAATGGGTTATGCAACTTAATCCTGAGGAAAAAGCGAGAACCTTAGCGAAACTCATCGGTTGCAAGGGAGAAAACGATGCAGATGTGTATGAAACTTTGATGACGGCTTCGACTGAAGATCTTGTGGGACGAATGCTAGGAGTAATGACGGCCGACGAAAAAGTTCGTGGATTACCAATGCCATTCAAGCCGGTGGTAGAAAGTGAAACGGCAACGGACGCAATTGTGACAAAAGCCCCAATTGATGTGATGAAAACCCCAAACAGTATTTCTAATATTCCATTAATGTTAGGAGTGAACAATCGGGAGGGCACTATTATGTTGTTGGATGCCGTTAAGAAACTAGGCGTGTATGATAAAGATCTTGCAAGGCTCATACCACGTACGGTGAACGTCAATCCCTACACACTTGCCAGTAAGGAGCTTGGAGAGGAAATCAAGAAGTTCTATTTTGGTGGGAAAAGTGTGTGTAATGAAACCGTCCCTCAGTTGGCAGATTTGATGAGTGATTATCACTTTGGTATTCTCGCCAATACTTGCGCCGAACTACATGCAAGATATCAGCACCAGTCTCCACTGTATTACTATAACTTTAGCTTCGATGGCATGttaaatatgtataaaagaaTGTTACAGTTGAATGTTCCTGGTGCCTGCCATGCCGATGAATTATCGTACCAATTCCT ATTCCGTATCGCCCCAGTCGAGGTTGCTGCCGATTCACCAGAGGCACGCGTTCGCTATTACATGTGCCGTATGTggaccaatttcgcaaaacaTGGAAATCCTACTCCAACGGAAGATACATCTCTGCCTTTCTGCTGGAATCCTGTAACGAATATCGATCCCAACTCGAAAGAGGAGTTTCAATTGAATTGCTTGGATATTGATGCAAATccaaaaatgattcaaaatccAGACAAAGGACGAATTGACTTTTGGCGAGATGTTTATAGACGTTACAATGAGGACATATTGAAAGTTAGGCTATGA
- the LOC129720654 gene encoding esterase E4-like isoform X2, producing the protein MVGCVTVKSLNTKMSAANRINVKVRQGVVSGIREQLPNGNDSFAFRGIPYAKPPVGELRHKAPQPLDKFQSPVLDCSVERDVCFSRNMFTQEIEGSENCLFLNVYTPLLKSEGKRLPVMVFIHGGAFMFGSGNSDCYSPEYLLQEGVVTVTCNYRLSTLGFSYLPSQGIEGNAGLKDQLMVLKWVNENISSFGGDPNNVTLFGESAGAASVHLHLLSPRSRQYFHKAICQSGCSIMEWVMQLNPEEKARTLAKLIGCKGENDADVYETLMTASTEDLVGRMLGVMTADEKVRGLPMPFKPVVESETATDAIVTKAPIDVMKTPNSISNIPLMLGVNNREGTIMLLDAVKKLGVYDKDLARLIPRTVNVNPYTLASKELGEEIKKFYFGGKSVCNETVPQLADLMSDYHFGILANTCAELHARYQHQSPLYYYNFSFDGMLNMYKRMLQLNVPGACHADELSYQFLFRIAPVEVAADSPEARVRYYMCRMWTNFAKHGNPTPTEDTSLPFCWNPVTNIDPNSKEEFQLNCLDIDANPKMIQNPDKGRIDFWRDVYRRYNEDILKVRL; encoded by the exons ATGGTCGGTTGTGTTACGGTAAAATCGCTCAATACGAAG ATGAGTGCAGCTAATCGCATAAATGTTAAAGTTCGACAGGGAGTTGTGTCTGGTATTAGAGAACAGCTTCCTAATGGTAACGACTCGTTTGCATTCCGCGGGATTCCGTATGCAAAACCTCCGGTCGGGGAACTTCGGCACAAGGCGCCACAACCTTTGGACAAGTTCCAAAGTCCAGTGCTCGACTGTAGTGTCGAAAGAGACGTATGCTTCAGTAGGAATATGTTTACCCAGGAGATAGAGGGTTcagaaaattgtttgtttctgAACGTTTACACACCACTGTTGAAAAGCGAAGGCAAACGATTACCGGTGATGGTGTTCATTCATGGCGGGGCGTTCATGTTTGGCAGTGGCAATTCTGATTG TTACTCTCCGGAATATTTATTGCAGGAAGGCGTAGTGACGGTAACATGCAACTACCGTTTGAGTACGCTTGGATTCTCATATTTGCCGAGTCAGGGCATTGAAGGAAACGCTGGTTTGAAGGATCAACTGATGGTACTAAAATGGGTTAATGAAAATATTTCCAGTTTTGGCGGAGATCCCAACAACGTGACACTTTTTGGAGAAAGTGCTGGGGCTGCATCAGTACATCTGCACTTGTTATCACCCCGTTCACGTCAATATTTTCATAAAGCCATTTGCCAAAGTGGATGCAGTATAATGGAATGGGTTATGCAACTTAATCCTGAGGAAAAAGCGAGAACCTTAGCGAAACTCATCGGTTGCAAGGGAGAAAACGATGCAGATGTGTATGAAACTTTGATGACGGCTTCGACTGAAGATCTTGTGGGACGAATGCTAGGAGTAATGACGGCCGACGAAAAAGTTCGTGGATTACCAATGCCATTCAAGCCGGTGGTAGAAAGTGAAACGGCAACGGACGCAATTGTGACAAAAGCCCCAATTGATGTGATGAAAACCCCAAACAGTATTTCTAATATTCCATTAATGTTAGGAGTGAACAATCGGGAGGGCACTATTATGTTGTTGGATGCCGTTAAGAAACTAGGCGTGTATGATAAAGATCTTGCAAGGCTCATACCACGTACGGTGAACGTCAATCCCTACACACTTGCCAGTAAGGAGCTTGGAGAGGAAATCAAGAAGTTCTATTTTGGTGGGAAAAGTGTGTGTAATGAAACCGTCCCTCAGTTGGCAGATTTGATGAGTGATTATCACTTTGGTATTCTCGCCAATACTTGCGCCGAACTACATGCAAGATATCAGCACCAGTCTCCACTGTATTACTATAACTTTAGCTTCGATGGCATGttaaatatgtataaaagaaTGTTACAGTTGAATGTTCCTGGTGCCTGCCATGCCGATGAATTATCGTACCAATTCCT ATTCCGTATCGCCCCAGTCGAGGTTGCTGCCGATTCACCAGAGGCACGCGTTCGCTATTACATGTGCCGTATGTggaccaatttcgcaaaacaTGGAAATCCTACTCCAACGGAAGATACATCTCTGCCTTTCTGCTGGAATCCTGTAACGAATATCGATCCCAACTCGAAAGAGGAGTTTCAATTGAATTGCTTGGATATTGATGCAAATccaaaaatgattcaaaatccAGACAAAGGACGAATTGACTTTTGGCGAGATGTTTATAGACGTTACAATGAGGACATATTGAAAGTTAGGCTATGA
- the LOC129720654 gene encoding esterase E4-like isoform X1, with translation MIHGARSLTSEVLRHSKTNYSNRLMSAANRINVKVRQGVVSGIREQLPNGNDSFAFRGIPYAKPPVGELRHKAPQPLDKFQSPVLDCSVERDVCFSRNMFTQEIEGSENCLFLNVYTPLLKSEGKRLPVMVFIHGGAFMFGSGNSDCYSPEYLLQEGVVTVTCNYRLSTLGFSYLPSQGIEGNAGLKDQLMVLKWVNENISSFGGDPNNVTLFGESAGAASVHLHLLSPRSRQYFHKAICQSGCSIMEWVMQLNPEEKARTLAKLIGCKGENDADVYETLMTASTEDLVGRMLGVMTADEKVRGLPMPFKPVVESETATDAIVTKAPIDVMKTPNSISNIPLMLGVNNREGTIMLLDAVKKLGVYDKDLARLIPRTVNVNPYTLASKELGEEIKKFYFGGKSVCNETVPQLADLMSDYHFGILANTCAELHARYQHQSPLYYYNFSFDGMLNMYKRMLQLNVPGACHADELSYQFLFRIAPVEVAADSPEARVRYYMCRMWTNFAKHGNPTPTEDTSLPFCWNPVTNIDPNSKEEFQLNCLDIDANPKMIQNPDKGRIDFWRDVYRRYNEDILKVRL, from the exons ATGATTCACGGTGCAAGGTCTTTGACCAGCGAAGTGCTACGTCACAGCAAAACAAACTATAGTAATCGATTG ATGAGTGCAGCTAATCGCATAAATGTTAAAGTTCGACAGGGAGTTGTGTCTGGTATTAGAGAACAGCTTCCTAATGGTAACGACTCGTTTGCATTCCGCGGGATTCCGTATGCAAAACCTCCGGTCGGGGAACTTCGGCACAAGGCGCCACAACCTTTGGACAAGTTCCAAAGTCCAGTGCTCGACTGTAGTGTCGAAAGAGACGTATGCTTCAGTAGGAATATGTTTACCCAGGAGATAGAGGGTTcagaaaattgtttgtttctgAACGTTTACACACCACTGTTGAAAAGCGAAGGCAAACGATTACCGGTGATGGTGTTCATTCATGGCGGGGCGTTCATGTTTGGCAGTGGCAATTCTGATTG TTACTCTCCGGAATATTTATTGCAGGAAGGCGTAGTGACGGTAACATGCAACTACCGTTTGAGTACGCTTGGATTCTCATATTTGCCGAGTCAGGGCATTGAAGGAAACGCTGGTTTGAAGGATCAACTGATGGTACTAAAATGGGTTAATGAAAATATTTCCAGTTTTGGCGGAGATCCCAACAACGTGACACTTTTTGGAGAAAGTGCTGGGGCTGCATCAGTACATCTGCACTTGTTATCACCCCGTTCACGTCAATATTTTCATAAAGCCATTTGCCAAAGTGGATGCAGTATAATGGAATGGGTTATGCAACTTAATCCTGAGGAAAAAGCGAGAACCTTAGCGAAACTCATCGGTTGCAAGGGAGAAAACGATGCAGATGTGTATGAAACTTTGATGACGGCTTCGACTGAAGATCTTGTGGGACGAATGCTAGGAGTAATGACGGCCGACGAAAAAGTTCGTGGATTACCAATGCCATTCAAGCCGGTGGTAGAAAGTGAAACGGCAACGGACGCAATTGTGACAAAAGCCCCAATTGATGTGATGAAAACCCCAAACAGTATTTCTAATATTCCATTAATGTTAGGAGTGAACAATCGGGAGGGCACTATTATGTTGTTGGATGCCGTTAAGAAACTAGGCGTGTATGATAAAGATCTTGCAAGGCTCATACCACGTACGGTGAACGTCAATCCCTACACACTTGCCAGTAAGGAGCTTGGAGAGGAAATCAAGAAGTTCTATTTTGGTGGGAAAAGTGTGTGTAATGAAACCGTCCCTCAGTTGGCAGATTTGATGAGTGATTATCACTTTGGTATTCTCGCCAATACTTGCGCCGAACTACATGCAAGATATCAGCACCAGTCTCCACTGTATTACTATAACTTTAGCTTCGATGGCATGttaaatatgtataaaagaaTGTTACAGTTGAATGTTCCTGGTGCCTGCCATGCCGATGAATTATCGTACCAATTCCT ATTCCGTATCGCCCCAGTCGAGGTTGCTGCCGATTCACCAGAGGCACGCGTTCGCTATTACATGTGCCGTATGTggaccaatttcgcaaaacaTGGAAATCCTACTCCAACGGAAGATACATCTCTGCCTTTCTGCTGGAATCCTGTAACGAATATCGATCCCAACTCGAAAGAGGAGTTTCAATTGAATTGCTTGGATATTGATGCAAATccaaaaatgattcaaaatccAGACAAAGGACGAATTGACTTTTGGCGAGATGTTTATAGACGTTACAATGAGGACATATTGAAAGTTAGGCTATGA